From Cydia strobilella chromosome 4, ilCydStro3.1, whole genome shotgun sequence, the proteins below share one genomic window:
- the LOC134741093 gene encoding ankyrin repeat domain-containing protein 39 gives MDHGNCDHTHCTSANQSVCQTLSEMEWERGIWNAAFNGDKEKVDMLIHKANNPKEFVNMPDNSGYTALHYAARNGHVDICRTLLGTGACVDAQTSGLATPLHKAAAAGKAATLNFLIQCGANVLMQDTDGQTVLHKAIANKRSDLINILLQACPELANVKDKRGRVAAELSQN, from the exons ATGGATCATGGCAATTGTGATCACACACACTGCACATCTGCAAACCAATCGGTTTGTCAGACACTATCTGAAATGGAATGGGAGAGAGGAATATGGAATGCTG CTTTTAATGGTGACAAAGAGAAAGTGGACATGTTAATACACAAAGCAAACAATCCTAAGGAATTTGTGAATATGCCAGACAATTCTGGGTACACCGCATTACACTATGCCGCACGTAATGGTCATGTAGACATATGTAGAACACTGCTGGGGACGGGAGCATGTGTTGACGCTCAGACTAGTGGATTGGCAACACCACTTCATAAAGCTGCTGCTGCAG GTAAAGCAGCTACCCTAAACTTCCTTATTCAGTGTGGAGCAAATGTGCTAATGCAAGATACGGATGGCCAGACTGTTCTTCACAAGGCCATAGCTAATAAACGTTCAGACCTGATCAACATTTTACTACAAGCATGCCCTGAACTTGCTAATGTTAAGGACAAGAGAGGTCGTGTTGCAGCCGAACTTTCACAGAACTGA
- the LOC134741097 gene encoding uncharacterized protein LOC134741097, protein MPYILIRGNLASYGHKNPWRVLVSGLKAGEIQQLKRFACGGYSDDSTIVYLQHPCVILSALEVLGYKVVASSSTAVKQDYNEYMWTMRKEFSEPEPTPSVIVEQDNITNFSKEAMHFGNYQQPTKDDEV, encoded by the exons ATGCCCTATATTTTGATCAGAGGTAACCTCGCATCTTATGGCCATAAAAACCCTTGGCGTGTTTTAGTATCCGGCTTAAaag CTGGTGAAATTCAGCAGCTAAAAAGATTTGCGTGTGGTGGCTACTCTGATGATTCTACCATTGTCTACTTGCAGCACCCCTGTGTAATACTGAGCGCATTAGAG gttttgGGTTACAAAGTGGTTGCATCAAGTTCTACAGCAGTCAAACAAGACTATAATGAATACATGTGGACTATGAGAAAGGAATTTTCAGAACCGGAACCAACACCATCAGTGATTGTAGAGCAGGACAATATTACAAATTTTAGCAAAGAGGCTATGCACTTTGGTAACTATCAGCAGCCTACAAAAGACGACGAAGTGTAA
- the LOC134741099 gene encoding uncharacterized protein LOC134741099, which yields MDTKGSQNPSPANLNTIPLTEEAVVYIAIKGSLHASDCSVFGLGDEEIRALTKKYPGSGVVVNGVAIKTNVLHAVNSLSQLGYKIISSTGENEITWTLQREL from the coding sequence atGGATACCAAAGGCAGCCAAAATCCTTCCCCTGCTAATCTGAACACTATTCCTTTGACTGAAGAAGCAGTTGTATACATTGCCATTAAGGGCTCCCTACATGCATCTGACTGCTCCGTCTTTGGATTAGGCGATGAAGAAATAAGAGCACTGACAAAAAAATACCCCGGATCTGGAGTTGTCGTAAATGGAGTTGCCATTAAAACTAATGTGCTACATGCTGTAAACTCATTGTCCCAGCTTGGCTATAAAATAATCTCAAGCACTGGAGAAAATGAGATCACCTGGACTCTTCAGCGTGAGCTATAA